The following coding sequences are from one Comamonas koreensis window:
- a CDS encoding winged helix-turn-helix transcriptional regulator yields the protein MTQPEPCPVARALDTIGDRWSLLIVRDAFDGVQRFGDLQRNLGMARNILSDRLRKLVDAGVLQTQPASDGSAYQEYALTAKGLGLFPVVVALRQWGEDQLFAPGEAHSSLVEKASGKPVARMQPQTADGQVLAPSAAMVRKLG from the coding sequence ATGACCCAGCCTGAGCCCTGCCCCGTTGCGCGAGCGCTCGATACCATTGGCGACCGCTGGTCGCTCTTGATCGTGCGGGATGCCTTTGACGGCGTGCAGCGCTTTGGCGATTTGCAGCGCAACCTGGGCATGGCGCGCAATATCCTGAGCGACCGCTTGCGCAAGTTGGTGGACGCGGGCGTGCTGCAGACGCAGCCCGCATCCGACGGCAGTGCCTACCAGGAATATGCGCTGACGGCCAAGGGCCTGGGCCTGTTCCCGGTGGTGGTGGCGCTCAGGCAATGGGGCGAGGACCAGCTGTTCGCGCCGGGCGAGGCGCATTCGAGTTTGGTGGAAAAAGCCAGCGGCAAACCCGTGGCGCGCATGCAGCCGCAAACCGCCGATGGCCAGGTGCTGGCGCCCAGCGCCGCCATGGTGCGCAAGCTGGGCTAG
- a CDS encoding M48 family metallopeptidase has translation MEQADFIHLVRESEIESANDSAAYRRSVIRFALLGYLWVVGCLVLSLGVLGFVVAQAVRGQFRGGYVLALVFALGLLWTSFKALWTGPADEPEGIAITEAEAPELFKALDRIRRKVKGPAIDAVYLQDDFNAAIWQRPRFGMLGVSVNYLIIGLPLLMALDKARVMAVLAHEYGHLRENHNRLSAWVYRSRRAWLKLYYSMREDDGPMAAATRSFLNWYFPRFAAKTFAMARQDEYEADRIAAQLLGADVAAATLTELEIKAAWLSDAFWGQHWRSAAQHPLPQGPFSAMQALLRLKPEPAFAQQALRQALARISDVDDTHPALRDRVEAISGERPGLPSWSTKGAVSLLGPKAAEWMQQFDARWCKDNASTWKQHHARMARWQQHAQQLRANAAHSSNAELIERARIERKIDRQAPVRQLYEQVLARDAQHPGALAGLSACLPTSDTALQQKCLEALWQTAPSYRPYATRAMVGMLEAQAKQSSYDAAAMRLWRDRAREAEQQQQEFFDRLQQAPVFQGTRVNDLSAFELADLRGELALFKPISQAWLLSKPESSMPELRIHLLLVQAPRLHEEQRSELRRALYADIDLPGMLLVVCVGPGEPASEEEARRHARQPIYLATL, from the coding sequence ATGGAGCAAGCGGACTTTATCCATCTGGTGCGCGAGAGCGAAATAGAAAGCGCCAACGACAGCGCCGCCTACCGGCGCAGTGTCATCCGGTTTGCGCTGCTGGGCTACCTCTGGGTGGTGGGCTGCCTGGTGCTCAGTCTGGGCGTCCTCGGCTTTGTCGTGGCCCAGGCAGTGCGCGGCCAGTTTCGCGGCGGCTATGTGCTGGCGCTGGTGTTTGCGCTGGGCCTGCTGTGGACCAGCTTCAAAGCGCTGTGGACGGGCCCGGCCGACGAGCCCGAAGGCATTGCCATTACCGAGGCCGAGGCTCCGGAGCTGTTCAAGGCGCTCGATCGCATACGCCGCAAGGTCAAGGGCCCGGCCATCGATGCCGTCTACCTGCAAGATGACTTCAATGCCGCCATCTGGCAGCGGCCCCGCTTTGGCATGCTGGGCGTCTCGGTCAACTACCTGATAATTGGCCTGCCGCTGCTGATGGCGCTCGACAAGGCCAGGGTGATGGCCGTGCTGGCCCATGAATACGGCCATCTACGCGAGAACCATAATCGCCTCAGTGCCTGGGTGTACCGCTCGCGGCGCGCCTGGCTCAAGCTTTACTACAGCATGCGCGAAGATGACGGCCCGATGGCCGCAGCCACCCGCTCGTTCCTGAACTGGTACTTTCCGCGCTTTGCCGCCAAGACCTTTGCGATGGCCCGGCAGGACGAGTACGAGGCCGACCGCATCGCCGCCCAGCTGCTGGGGGCCGACGTGGCGGCTGCCACACTGACCGAGCTGGAGATCAAGGCCGCCTGGCTGAGCGATGCCTTCTGGGGCCAGCACTGGCGCAGCGCAGCCCAGCACCCGCTGCCCCAGGGGCCGTTCAGTGCCATGCAGGCCCTGCTGCGCCTCAAGCCCGAGCCGGCATTTGCGCAACAGGCCCTGCGCCAGGCGCTCGCGCGGATCAGCGATGTGGACGACACCCATCCCGCCTTGCGCGACCGCGTGGAGGCCATCAGTGGCGAGCGCCCTGGCCTGCCCAGCTGGTCCACCAAAGGCGCTGTGAGCCTGCTGGGCCCCAAGGCTGCGGAATGGATGCAGCAGTTCGACGCCCGCTGGTGCAAGGACAACGCCAGCACCTGGAAGCAGCACCATGCACGCATGGCGCGCTGGCAGCAGCATGCCCAGCAGCTGCGTGCCAATGCGGCCCACTCCAGCAATGCAGAGCTGATCGAGCGCGCGCGCATTGAGCGCAAGATCGACCGCCAGGCCCCCGTGCGCCAGCTCTACGAGCAGGTGCTGGCCCGTGATGCGCAGCACCCCGGCGCGCTGGCCGGACTGTCCGCCTGCCTGCCCACCAGCGATACCGCCTTGCAGCAAAAATGCCTGGAGGCGCTGTGGCAGACCGCCCCGAGCTACCGTCCCTATGCCACGCGGGCGATGGTGGGCATGCTGGAGGCCCAGGCCAAGCAAAGCAGCTACGACGCTGCCGCCATGCGCCTGTGGCGTGACCGCGCCCGCGAGGCCGAACAGCAACAGCAGGAATTTTTTGACCGCTTGCAGCAGGCCCCTGTGTTCCAGGGCACCCGCGTGAACGATCTGAGCGCCTTCGAGCTGGCCGATCTGCGCGGCGAGCTGGCCCTGTTCAAGCCGATCAGCCAAGCCTGGCTGCTCAGCAAACCAGAATCAAGCATGCCCGAGCTGCGCATCCATCTGCTGCTGGTGCAGGCCCCTCGCCTCCATGAAGAGCAACGCAGCGAGCTGCGCCGCGCGCTGTACGCCGATATCGACCTGCCCGGCATGCTGCTGGTGGTGTGCGTGGGCCCGGGCGAGCCGGCCAGCGAAGAAGAGGCAAGGCGCCACGCGCGCCAACCCATTTACCTCGCCACTCTGTAG
- a CDS encoding DUF2867 domain-containing protein, whose amino-acid sequence MPTQPQETRPPAGSRIAERLAGAHFQDAWCIHTAQTGEPALAYFLAAVARTPRWIEWCMQARNRVGQLVGLKNLGTLSQIDPQRPASAYQPGERVGVFTVLENSAGEALIGDSDKHLNVVLSVHRAPVAGRQDQVAITITTVVHVHNLLGHLYMLPVAPMHRRIAPAVLAALGQAQPAAA is encoded by the coding sequence ATGCCCACCCAACCGCAAGAAACACGGCCGCCTGCGGGCAGCCGCATCGCCGAGCGCCTAGCCGGCGCGCATTTTCAGGATGCCTGGTGCATCCACACCGCGCAGACCGGCGAGCCGGCGCTGGCCTATTTTCTGGCCGCAGTCGCGCGCACGCCGCGCTGGATTGAGTGGTGCATGCAGGCCCGCAACCGGGTTGGACAGCTGGTAGGGCTCAAGAACCTGGGCACCCTCTCCCAGATCGACCCGCAGCGGCCCGCCAGCGCCTACCAGCCTGGCGAGCGCGTGGGCGTTTTTACGGTGTTAGAGAACAGCGCAGGTGAAGCACTGATCGGCGACAGCGACAAGCATTTGAACGTGGTGCTCAGCGTCCACCGCGCGCCTGTGGCGGGCCGCCAGGACCAGGTCGCCATCACCATCACGACGGTGGTGCATGTCCACAACCTGCTCGGCCACTTGTATATGCTGCCGGTGGCGCCGATGCACCGGCGCATTGCACCTGCGGTGCTGGCCGCCTTGGGCCAGGCACAACCTGCAGCGGCCTAA
- a CDS encoding MarR family winged helix-turn-helix transcriptional regulator, translating to MTDSHQEKPASAGEDQEALAGGFPEIEAIRPVDFPCWLMRIISTVVRAEVDRRMEPLGLTQAQWIPVLHLASGKAHTAADLARRTLQTPGAMTRLIDRLVDKGIIERERSTDDRRVVSLCLTEEGLAAARQVPDIVKGVNSAALSPLSPDELTQFHGYLRRIYEAMPNTLSVDMCLPPDGCAGDATDNSDNTAQQPGKERAV from the coding sequence ATGACCGATTCGCACCAGGAAAAACCCGCGTCTGCTGGCGAGGACCAAGAAGCGCTGGCGGGCGGCTTTCCCGAGATTGAAGCCATCCGGCCGGTGGATTTCCCCTGCTGGCTGATGCGCATCATCTCCACTGTGGTGCGTGCCGAGGTGGACCGCCGCATGGAGCCGCTGGGCCTGACGCAGGCGCAGTGGATTCCTGTGCTGCACCTGGCCAGCGGCAAGGCCCATACGGCGGCCGACTTGGCGCGCCGCACCTTGCAGACCCCGGGCGCGATGACGCGGCTCATCGACCGCCTGGTCGACAAGGGCATCATCGAGCGCGAACGCTCCACCGACGACCGCCGCGTGGTCAGCCTGTGCCTGACCGAGGAGGGGCTGGCTGCTGCAAGGCAGGTGCCCGATATCGTCAAAGGCGTCAACAGCGCCGCGCTCAGCCCCTTGTCACCCGATGAATTGACCCAGTTCCACGGTTACCTGCGCCGCATCTATGAGGCCATGCCCAACACCTTGTCGGTGGACATGTGCCTGCCCCCCGATGGCTGCGCCGGTGACGCCACCGACAACTCCGACAACACAGCACAGCAGCCCGGCAAGGAGAGGGCAGTATGA
- a CDS encoding RNA methyltransferase encodes MKTRFVLIETSHAGNVGAAARAIKTMGFDDLVLVRPRWSNVLRKEETIQRASGALDVLANCRIVATVEEALDGMSHLCATAMTPRDFGPPARTPREHFALLLQGALAAQAGPDRLDEDTTPAASDAAAANPSGESGVAFLFGCERYGMANEDVYRCHVALSIPTNPDFGSLNLASAVQVVAYDWRQALGGYGVSDVAARGERADAQQVAGMLAHWQQALAEIGFLDLDAPKKLMPRLNQMFNRAQLTQEEIHILRGVAKAMLRTAEATKR; translated from the coding sequence ATGAAAACCCGTTTTGTTCTGATCGAAACCAGCCACGCCGGCAATGTGGGCGCCGCCGCCCGCGCCATCAAGACCATGGGTTTCGATGACCTGGTACTGGTGCGCCCGCGCTGGAGCAATGTGCTGCGCAAGGAAGAAACCATCCAGCGCGCCAGCGGCGCACTGGATGTGCTGGCCAACTGCCGCATTGTGGCCACCGTGGAGGAAGCGCTCGATGGCATGAGCCACCTGTGCGCCACCGCGATGACCCCGCGTGACTTTGGCCCGCCCGCGCGCACGCCGCGCGAGCACTTTGCGCTGCTGCTGCAAGGTGCGCTGGCCGCCCAGGCCGGGCCGGATCGGCTGGATGAAGACACCACCCCCGCAGCCAGCGACGCCGCAGCCGCCAACCCCAGCGGCGAGAGTGGCGTGGCCTTTTTGTTTGGCTGCGAGCGCTATGGCATGGCCAATGAGGATGTGTACCGCTGCCATGTGGCGCTGTCGATTCCGACCAATCCGGATTTTGGCTCGCTCAACTTGGCCTCGGCCGTGCAGGTGGTGGCCTATGACTGGCGCCAGGCACTGGGCGGCTATGGCGTGAGCGATGTGGCGGCGCGGGGCGAGCGGGCCGATGCGCAGCAGGTGGCGGGCATGCTGGCGCACTGGCAGCAGGCGCTGGCCGAGATCGGCTTTCTGGACCTGGATGCGCCCAAGAAGCTGATGCCCCGGCTCAACCAGATGTTCAACCGCGCGCAACTGACCCAGGAGGAAATCCATATCCTCAGAGGTGTTGCCAAGGCCATGCTGCGCACGGCCGAGGCCACAAAACGCTAG
- a CDS encoding efflux transporter outer membrane subunit produces MTSSFSFVGADRRLALSAIALAASTFIAGCADMRGIDTHAQMRSPQSVGLLTEPSAADQAATVAPVDAQWWKALGDAQLNALIDTALADSPNLQSAQARIRKAWSLAQVSESAMGPQVNGQASAARNHAPANGMIPPPLAGNNYSTAEARINGSWSLDLFGKHRAALDAAVGSARAAQADMDAARVLLTSSMVQAYVQLSRLQAQEEVAMRAIDQRAHTLQLVRDRYDAGLETTLEVRQSESGVPQAKVQLLQVREQKQLAQNALAALMGQPARAQELVASPITQLSLPRFPSQLSSNLLGRRADIVAARWRVEAAEQGIRQAKAEFYPDINLTAFLGLSSIGFNNFAKGSAREWGVGPALSLPIFDSGRLRANLSGTSADYELAVQAYNQAVITAVHDVADQVASVRAAQAQLPEQRRAADAAQSALDIANQRYAAGLGTYLNVLSAETNVLTQRQQMVDVEARILSTNAALAQALGGGYQQQTQSSSNSDSNAELDGNFPTQTNAPMDSAKS; encoded by the coding sequence ATGACCAGCAGTTTTTCATTTGTGGGCGCCGACCGCCGGCTGGCCCTGTCAGCCATTGCGCTGGCGGCCAGCACGTTCATCGCCGGATGCGCCGATATGCGCGGCATCGATACCCATGCCCAGATGCGCTCGCCGCAGTCCGTCGGCTTGCTCACTGAGCCTTCAGCGGCAGACCAAGCCGCGACCGTGGCCCCGGTCGATGCGCAGTGGTGGAAGGCGCTGGGCGATGCGCAGCTCAATGCGCTGATCGATACCGCCTTGGCCGACAGCCCCAACCTGCAATCGGCGCAGGCGCGCATCCGCAAGGCCTGGTCGCTGGCGCAGGTCAGTGAGTCAGCAATGGGCCCGCAGGTCAATGGTCAGGCCAGTGCCGCGCGCAACCATGCGCCGGCCAATGGCATGATTCCGCCGCCCCTGGCGGGCAACAACTACAGCACGGCAGAGGCGCGTATCAATGGCAGCTGGTCGCTGGACCTGTTTGGCAAGCACCGCGCTGCGCTCGATGCCGCCGTGGGCTCGGCCCGCGCGGCCCAGGCCGACATGGACGCCGCCCGCGTGCTGCTGACCAGCTCCATGGTGCAGGCCTATGTGCAGCTGTCACGTCTGCAGGCGCAGGAAGAGGTGGCCATGCGCGCCATCGACCAGCGTGCCCACACCTTGCAGCTGGTGCGTGACCGCTATGACGCAGGCCTGGAGACCACGTTGGAAGTGCGCCAAAGCGAGAGCGGCGTGCCGCAAGCCAAGGTGCAGCTGCTGCAAGTGCGTGAGCAAAAGCAGCTGGCACAAAACGCGTTGGCCGCGCTGATGGGCCAGCCCGCACGCGCCCAGGAATTGGTCGCATCGCCTATCACACAACTGAGCCTGCCGCGTTTTCCGTCGCAGCTGTCATCCAACCTGCTGGGGCGCCGTGCCGATATTGTGGCCGCGCGCTGGCGCGTGGAAGCGGCCGAGCAGGGCATTCGCCAGGCCAAGGCCGAGTTCTATCCCGATATCAATCTGACCGCGTTCCTGGGGCTGTCGAGCATTGGCTTTAACAACTTTGCCAAGGGCAGCGCGCGTGAATGGGGCGTGGGCCCGGCGCTGAGCCTGCCGATCTTTGATTCGGGCCGGCTGCGTGCCAACCTGAGCGGCACATCGGCCGACTACGAGCTTGCCGTGCAGGCCTACAACCAGGCGGTGATCACGGCGGTACACGATGTGGCCGACCAGGTCGCCAGCGTGCGCGCCGCGCAGGCCCAACTGCCCGAGCAGCGCCGCGCTGCCGATGCCGCGCAAAGCGCGCTCGATATTGCCAACCAGCGCTATGCCGCAGGGCTTGGCACCTATTTGAATGTGCTGTCGGCCGAGACCAATGTGCTCACCCAGCGCCAGCAGATGGTGGATGTCGAGGCCCGCATTCTGTCGACCAATGCCGCGCTGGCCCAAGCTTTGGGTGGGGGCTACCAGCAGCAGACCCAGAGCAGCAGCAACAGCGACAGCAATGCCGAATTGGACGGCAACTTCCCCACCCAGACCAACGCCCCGATGGACAGCGCCAAGAGCTGA
- a CDS encoding MFS transporter, whose amino-acid sequence MTSSSCVDTPGRQVQHPVVPSGLVGLFAVAAGASVANVYYAQPLLDAVALDLGIPLAAVGGVITATQLGSALALLLLVPLGDRVNRRPLMAWQLLALVLALLAVAWAPSAPLLMGAMLAVGLLGTAMTQGLIAYAASAAPPDAQGRVVGGAQSGVFIGLLLARVLAGAVGDAWGWRSVYMASAALMLAMALPLWWWLPVLAHRPSTLGYRQLVASMGSLLRRDRVLQVRGVLALLMFAAFSIFWSSLVLPLRAAPFGFSHTAIGLFGLVGAAGALAATLAGRWVDRGQAQRASMWALLALLLAWLPLAGLGGLPDPRWAITALVLGIVLLDLGGQALHVSNQGLIFARSSDAHSRVVAVYMLFYAVGSGLGAISATSVYAYAGWLGVCALGAVVSGSALLFWRATCDWMRADPANAAANA is encoded by the coding sequence ATGACTTCCTCTTCCTGTGTTGATACCCCGGGCCGGCAGGTCCAGCATCCTGTCGTGCCATCAGGCCTGGTGGGGCTGTTCGCCGTGGCCGCTGGTGCCAGCGTGGCCAATGTGTACTACGCCCAGCCGCTGCTCGATGCGGTGGCGCTGGACCTGGGCATACCGCTGGCTGCGGTCGGTGGCGTGATCACCGCCACGCAGCTGGGATCGGCCCTCGCCTTGCTGCTGCTGGTGCCCTTGGGCGACCGGGTCAACCGGCGCCCCTTGATGGCCTGGCAATTGCTGGCCCTGGTGCTGGCGTTGCTGGCCGTAGCCTGGGCGCCTTCTGCGCCGCTGTTGATGGGGGCGATGCTGGCGGTGGGCTTGCTGGGCACCGCGATGACCCAGGGCCTGATCGCCTACGCCGCCAGTGCAGCGCCGCCCGATGCCCAGGGCCGGGTGGTGGGGGGCGCGCAAAGCGGAGTTTTTATCGGCCTGCTGCTGGCGCGGGTACTGGCCGGGGCCGTGGGCGATGCCTGGGGCTGGCGCAGCGTCTATATGGCATCGGCGGCGCTGATGCTGGCGATGGCGCTGCCACTGTGGTGGTGGTTGCCAGTGCTGGCGCATCGGCCATCCACCCTGGGCTATAGACAACTGGTGGCGTCGATGGGCAGCCTGCTGCGGCGCGACCGGGTCCTGCAGGTGCGCGGGGTGCTGGCCTTGCTGATGTTTGCCGCGTTCAGCATTTTCTGGAGCAGCCTGGTGCTGCCGCTGCGCGCAGCGCCTTTTGGTTTTTCGCACACTGCCATTGGCCTGTTTGGCCTGGTAGGTGCCGCCGGCGCGTTGGCAGCGACGCTAGCAGGGCGCTGGGTGGACAGGGGCCAGGCGCAGCGCGCATCAATGTGGGCCTTGCTGGCCTTGCTGCTGGCCTGGCTGCCCTTGGCCGGTTTGGGCGGGCTGCCCGATCCGCGCTGGGCGATCACAGCCTTGGTGTTGGGCATTGTGCTACTGGATCTGGGGGGCCAGGCCTTGCATGTCAGCAACCAGGGCCTGATCTTTGCGCGCAGCAGCGATGCGCACAGCCGCGTGGTCGCCGTCTACATGCTGTTCTATGCAGTAGGCAGCGGCCTGGGCGCCATCAGCGCCACCAGCGTCTATGCCTATGCGGGGTGGCTCGGCGTGTGTGCGCTGGGTGCGGTGGTCAGCGGCAGCGCGCTGCTGTTTTGGCGGGCGACCTGCGACTGGATGCGTGCGGATCCTGCGAACGCCGCTGCGAACGCTTAG
- the cysE gene encoding serine O-acetyltransferase, producing the protein MLDRLRSDIQCILDRDPAARSRWEVITCYPGLHAIWMQRPAHWCWSHGFKWTGRFISHMARWLTGIEIHPGAQIGRNVFIDHGMGVVIGETAVVGDGCTIYHGVTLGGTTLYKGAKRHPTLGKNVVVAAGAKVLGGFEVGDGAKIGSNAVVIKPVPAGATAVGIPARIIASRQGASADVTEAQPEQKFAAYGVTQEDDPLSKAMRGIIDSAAGHEQQITMLWAAIEKLSLQSKLGDCVPCDAQRETEFEAQKLSDLVGK; encoded by the coding sequence ATGCTTGACCGCCTGCGCTCCGATATTCAGTGCATCCTCGACCGCGATCCTGCTGCCCGCAGCCGTTGGGAGGTCATCACCTGTTATCCCGGTCTGCATGCGATCTGGATGCAGCGTCCTGCGCACTGGTGCTGGAGCCATGGATTCAAATGGACGGGCCGTTTCATCTCGCACATGGCCCGCTGGCTGACCGGCATCGAGATCCACCCCGGCGCGCAGATTGGCCGCAATGTCTTTATTGATCACGGCATGGGTGTCGTGATTGGCGAGACCGCGGTTGTCGGCGACGGCTGCACCATCTACCACGGCGTCACCCTGGGCGGCACCACGCTCTACAAGGGCGCCAAACGCCATCCCACCTTGGGCAAGAACGTGGTGGTGGCTGCGGGTGCCAAGGTGCTGGGCGGCTTTGAGGTGGGCGACGGCGCCAAGATCGGCAGCAATGCCGTGGTCATCAAGCCGGTGCCTGCGGGTGCCACCGCCGTGGGCATCCCCGCGCGCATCATTGCCTCGCGCCAAGGCGCCAGCGCCGATGTGACCGAGGCCCAGCCTGAGCAGAAGTTTGCCGCCTACGGCGTGACGCAGGAAGACGATCCTCTGTCCAAGGCCATGCGCGGCATCATCGACAGCGCGGCCGGCCATGAGCAGCAGATCACCATGCTCTGGGCTGCCATCGAGAAGCTGTCGCTGCAAAGCAAGCTGGGCGATTGCGTGCCTTGCGATGCGCAGCGAGAGACAGAATTTGAAGCCCAGAAGCTGAGCGACCTGGTCGGCAAGTAA
- the miaA gene encoding tRNA (adenosine(37)-N6)-dimethylallyltransferase MiaA, whose protein sequence is MPSAASSPLCLGLAGPTASGKTGAAIALAQQLGAARPVEIISVDSALIYRGMDIGSAKPSVQEQAGIAHHLLDIRDPLDAYSAAEFVRDALALVAQIHARGGISLLVGGTMLYFKALMDGMDDMPAADPAVRAQLDAEAALHGWPHMHGLLAQVDPVTAQRLAPGDSQRVQRALEVWRISGQPLSHFHAQQKRPSPLLQLAPGFQLFSLEPSDRAWLHARIALRYDQMLAQGFLAEVQQLRARGDLQLNLPSMRCVGYRQMWEMLDRCAERGIAVHTERDVPPALWAEMREQGIAATRQLAKRQITWLRSMPARQAIACDAPGALDQWLRAASARLAAAGA, encoded by the coding sequence GTGCCATCCGCTGCAAGCTCTCCTCTCTGCCTGGGCCTGGCAGGCCCCACCGCCTCCGGCAAGACCGGCGCTGCCATTGCGCTGGCGCAGCAACTGGGCGCGGCGCGGCCCGTCGAGATCATCAGCGTGGACTCGGCCCTCATCTACCGGGGCATGGACATTGGCTCGGCCAAGCCCAGCGTGCAGGAGCAGGCCGGCATTGCCCACCACCTGCTCGATATCCGCGACCCGCTGGACGCCTACAGCGCGGCCGAGTTTGTGCGCGATGCGCTGGCGCTGGTCGCGCAAATCCATGCGAGGGGCGGCATCAGCTTGCTGGTGGGCGGCACCATGCTGTACTTCAAGGCGCTGATGGATGGCATGGACGATATGCCCGCCGCCGACCCGGCAGTTCGCGCCCAGCTTGATGCCGAAGCCGCCCTCCATGGCTGGCCCCATATGCATGGGCTGCTGGCGCAGGTTGACCCGGTGACCGCGCAGCGCCTCGCGCCGGGCGACAGCCAGCGGGTGCAGCGCGCGCTGGAGGTCTGGCGCATCAGCGGCCAGCCGCTGTCGCACTTCCATGCGCAGCAAAAGCGGCCGTCGCCACTGCTGCAGCTGGCACCGGGTTTTCAGCTCTTCAGTTTGGAGCCCAGCGACCGCGCCTGGCTGCATGCGCGCATTGCGCTGCGCTACGACCAGATGCTGGCCCAGGGATTCTTGGCCGAGGTGCAGCAGCTGCGCGCGCGCGGCGATCTGCAGCTGAATCTGCCATCGATGCGCTGCGTGGGCTACCGCCAGATGTGGGAGATGCTCGACCGCTGCGCAGAGCGAGGCATTGCCGTGCACACCGAGCGCGACGTGCCGCCCGCATTGTGGGCCGAGATGCGCGAGCAAGGCATTGCCGCCACGCGCCAGCTGGCCAAGCGCCAGATCACCTGGCTGCGCAGCATGCCCGCCCGCCAAGCGATTGCCTGCGATGCGCCGGGTGCGCTGGACCAATGGCTGCGCGCCGCCAGCGCCCGGCTCGCCGCTGCTGGCGCCTAA
- the gdhA gene encoding NADP-specific glutamate dehydrogenase — protein sequence MQHQSLAQFLAYVEQRNPGQPEFLQAVTEVMESLWPFIEKNPRYAQHSLLERLVEPERVVSFRVSWVDDQGVVQVNRGYRIQHSMAIGPYKGGLRFHPSVNLSVLKFLAFEQTFKNALTTLPMGGGKGGSDFDPKGKSDAEVMRFCQAFISELFRHVGSDTDVPAGDIGVGGREVAFMAGMYKKLANRADCVFTGKGLAFGGSLIRPEATGFGTVYFAQEMLKTRGKSFEGLTVSVSGSGNVAQFAIDKAMALGAKVVSASDSSGTIYDAAGFDGDKLVKLMDIKNKQYGRVSDYAKQVPGVEYYEGKTPWFIKADVALPCATQNELELADAQTLIKNGVLCVAEGANMPCTIEAAKAFEKAGVLYAPGKASNAGGVATSGLEMSQNALRLSWPAAEVDQRLFEIMEGIHSACVKYGQRDDGTMSYIDGANIAGFVKVADAMLAQGVL from the coding sequence ATGCAACACCAATCCCTGGCCCAGTTTCTCGCTTACGTCGAACAGCGCAACCCCGGCCAGCCCGAGTTCTTGCAGGCCGTGACCGAAGTCATGGAAAGCCTGTGGCCCTTCATCGAGAAGAACCCCCGCTACGCCCAGCACAGCCTGCTCGAACGCCTGGTCGAGCCCGAGCGCGTGGTGAGTTTTCGCGTCAGCTGGGTGGACGACCAGGGCGTGGTGCAGGTCAACCGTGGCTACCGCATCCAGCACAGCATGGCCATCGGCCCCTACAAGGGCGGCCTGCGCTTTCACCCCTCGGTCAACCTGTCGGTGCTCAAGTTCCTGGCGTTTGAGCAGACATTCAAGAACGCGCTGACCACGCTGCCCATGGGCGGCGGCAAGGGCGGCTCGGACTTCGACCCCAAGGGCAAGAGCGATGCCGAAGTGATGCGCTTCTGCCAGGCCTTCATCAGCGAACTGTTCCGCCATGTGGGCTCGGACACTGACGTGCCCGCCGGCGATATCGGCGTGGGCGGCCGTGAAGTGGCCTTCATGGCCGGCATGTATAAAAAGCTGGCCAACCGCGCCGACTGCGTGTTCACCGGCAAGGGCCTGGCCTTTGGCGGCTCGCTGATCCGCCCCGAAGCCACCGGCTTTGGCACCGTCTACTTTGCGCAGGAAATGCTCAAGACCCGTGGCAAGAGCTTCGAAGGCCTGACGGTCTCGGTTTCGGGCTCGGGCAATGTGGCGCAGTTCGCCATCGACAAGGCCATGGCACTGGGCGCCAAGGTGGTCTCGGCTTCTGACTCCTCGGGCACCATCTACGACGCGGCCGGTTTTGACGGTGACAAGCTGGTCAAGCTGATGGACATCAAGAACAAGCAGTACGGCCGCGTGAGCGACTACGCCAAGCAAGTGCCGGGCGTGGAGTACTACGAAGGCAAAACCCCCTGGTTCATCAAGGCCGACGTGGCCCTGCCCTGCGCCACCCAGAACGAGCTGGAACTGGCCGACGCCCAGACCCTGATCAAGAACGGCGTGCTGTGCGTGGCCGAAGGCGCCAACATGCCTTGCACCATCGAAGCGGCCAAGGCCTTTGAAAAGGCCGGCGTGCTCTACGCGCCCGGCAAGGCATCGAACGCCGGCGGCGTCGCCACCTCCGGCCTGGAGATGAGCCAGAACGCGCTGCGCCTGAGCTGGCCCGCTGCCGAAGTCGACCAGCGCCTCTTTGAAATCATGGAAGGCATCCACTCGGCTTGCGTCAAGTACGGCCAGCGCGACGACGGCACCATGAGCTATATCGACGGCGCCAATATCGCCGGCTTTGTGAAGGTGGCCGACGCCATGCTGGCCCAAGGCGTGTTGTAA